In a genomic window of Ochrobactrum sp. Marseille-Q0166:
- a CDS encoding benzoate/H(+) symporter BenE family transporter, protein MSSAPAHTTTRINDIIHPVVAGLISVIVNYGGTFILVFQAARVANLSPELTASWVWSISIGVGLAGLLLSWRYREPIITAWSTPAAAFLVTALATTSYAEAIGAYMISAIAFVVLGLTGCFEKVIRLIPPGIASGLLAGILLQFGIGAFSSVTVDPVLVGTLIIAYIFLKRVSARYAIIGILMIGLAFLLIQGRVDLSGLELKLAAPVFTMPEFSLNATLSIALPLFLITLTGQYMPGMLVLRNDGFETSANPIVTVTGFGSLIMAPFGSHAFNIAAITAAIATGREAHEDPSKRWIAGVAAGCFYILVGVFGVTLAAVFMALPATFITTLAGLALLGAIGGSLASAVADARSREAALITFLASAANISLLGIGGAFWGLVIGLIASVVLNGKFPGKHHSRSST, encoded by the coding sequence ATGTCCAGCGCACCAGCGCACACAACCACTCGTATAAATGATATCATTCATCCCGTCGTTGCGGGTCTGATCTCGGTCATTGTGAATTATGGTGGAACATTTATTCTTGTATTTCAGGCAGCAAGAGTTGCCAATCTCAGCCCGGAACTGACAGCATCCTGGGTTTGGTCTATTTCAATTGGAGTGGGCCTTGCCGGCTTGCTGTTGAGTTGGCGTTATCGCGAGCCGATCATTACGGCATGGTCTACGCCTGCTGCAGCATTTCTCGTCACCGCGCTGGCCACGACATCCTATGCGGAAGCAATCGGGGCCTATATGATCTCCGCCATTGCTTTCGTGGTTCTTGGATTGACCGGCTGTTTTGAAAAAGTGATCCGATTGATACCGCCCGGCATAGCCTCGGGCCTGCTTGCAGGCATACTACTTCAATTTGGAATAGGCGCATTCAGCAGTGTGACTGTTGATCCTGTTCTGGTCGGCACGCTGATCATTGCCTATATTTTCCTCAAACGTGTTTCCGCCCGTTATGCAATCATTGGTATATTGATGATCGGTCTGGCTTTCTTGCTTATACAAGGACGTGTTGATCTCTCTGGTCTGGAATTGAAGTTGGCAGCTCCGGTTTTTACCATGCCTGAATTCAGTCTGAATGCCACGCTCAGCATAGCGTTGCCTCTGTTTCTTATTACCCTAACCGGCCAATACATGCCCGGCATGTTGGTGCTGCGCAATGATGGGTTCGAAACCAGTGCCAATCCTATTGTTACCGTAACCGGGTTTGGATCTTTGATCATGGCCCCTTTCGGCTCGCATGCATTCAACATCGCGGCAATTACCGCTGCCATTGCCACGGGACGGGAAGCCCATGAAGATCCTTCGAAGCGCTGGATCGCGGGGGTAGCCGCAGGCTGTTTTTATATTTTGGTCGGAGTTTTTGGTGTAACGCTCGCTGCAGTATTTATGGCGCTTCCGGCAACATTCATTACCACATTGGCTGGTCTTGCTTTGCTTGGAGCCATCGGTGGCAGTCTGGCAAGTGCCGTCGCAGATGCACGGTCTCGCGAAGCCGCGTTGATTACTTTTCTGGCATCGGCTGCGAATATCAGCTTGCTCGGCATTGGTGGAGCATTCTGGGGGCTGGTCATTGGCCTTATCGCCTCTGTCGTACTCAACGGGAAATTTCCCGGCAAACATCACAGCCGCTCATCAACTTGA
- a CDS encoding sigma-54-dependent Fis family transcriptional regulator, producing the protein MVSALSHIKEIERVAMGGASDRDRPVIQSWLRCLNDYQLNPARAQEAYIVPDTLLREHREQSEELIRIGRTGLEGLFRQVADQSYVLLLSDARGVTVEFMGDPTFDNHLRKAGLYLGSEWSEDRAGTCAVGACIVSGKPVIIHQDDHFDASHIGLTCTAAPIFDTLGDLSAVLDISQLRSPTAKASQQLALHLVASTARRIELANLMTRAREDWVLRLAKLPDFLDVDPDAALTINGSGMITGMTHGGFGAVARGMNLNALSTKDFIGKPISSVFDIDIDQLPALMRGRPNGERLLRARNGLALFASAIAPVSSFRAPATSISVRLPAALRQLSFGDPAMEMLQARAAKLADRHIPILIKGETGSGKEYLARAIHDSSAKSGPFIAVNCAAIPEQLIESELFGYVPGAFTGAMQKGKIGLIEAANGGTLFLDEIGDMPLVLQSRLLRVLSENEIQPVGALKPKPVKFRLLSASHRDLAALAAEGRFREDLLYRLNAATLTLPPLRQREDFGNLVDHLLRRIEEEEGETITIDRSAKAKLAAYRWPGNLRELDNTLRVAAAIATGATITTDCLPDHFQTDILLGNDQQTLRSQLDECGNNISALARKLGLNRSTIHRRLKQRH; encoded by the coding sequence ATGGTGTCGGCGCTGTCGCACATCAAAGAGATTGAACGCGTCGCTATGGGCGGCGCGTCTGATCGTGATCGTCCGGTTATTCAATCCTGGCTTCGCTGTCTTAATGATTATCAGCTTAACCCAGCCCGGGCGCAGGAAGCTTATATCGTGCCTGATACGCTGCTGCGTGAACATCGTGAGCAGTCAGAAGAATTGATCCGGATTGGCAGAACCGGCCTTGAAGGCCTTTTCCGGCAGGTTGCCGATCAAAGCTATGTGCTGCTGTTGTCGGATGCGCGCGGCGTCACTGTCGAGTTTATGGGTGATCCGACCTTTGATAACCATCTACGCAAAGCAGGGCTTTATCTCGGGTCGGAATGGTCGGAAGATCGCGCGGGAACCTGCGCAGTGGGTGCCTGCATCGTTTCGGGAAAGCCTGTTATTATTCATCAGGACGATCATTTTGACGCTTCCCATATCGGATTGACCTGCACAGCAGCTCCCATTTTCGATACTTTGGGCGATCTCTCGGCGGTACTCGACATATCGCAATTGCGCTCGCCAACCGCCAAAGCAAGCCAACAGCTCGCATTGCACCTCGTGGCTTCCACAGCGCGTCGAATTGAGCTTGCCAATCTGATGACAAGAGCACGCGAGGACTGGGTTCTGCGTTTGGCAAAATTGCCGGATTTCCTTGATGTCGATCCTGACGCCGCTTTGACCATTAATGGCAGCGGCATGATAACCGGAATGACGCATGGCGGCTTTGGCGCTGTCGCGCGCGGGATGAACCTCAATGCTCTTTCAACAAAGGACTTTATCGGGAAACCGATTTCCAGTGTCTTTGATATTGATATAGATCAGCTTCCCGCACTGATGCGCGGACGCCCCAATGGTGAGCGTTTGCTGCGCGCACGTAATGGTTTAGCGTTATTTGCAAGTGCCATTGCGCCGGTCAGCAGTTTCCGCGCGCCCGCAACCAGCATATCCGTGCGCCTGCCTGCCGCCTTGCGGCAGTTGAGTTTCGGCGACCCAGCCATGGAAATGCTACAGGCACGTGCGGCCAAACTGGCGGATCGGCATATCCCCATTCTCATTAAGGGTGAAACCGGCAGCGGTAAGGAATATCTTGCGCGCGCCATTCATGACAGCAGCGCGAAATCCGGGCCATTCATTGCGGTCAATTGTGCAGCAATTCCGGAACAATTGATCGAATCTGAGTTGTTCGGCTATGTCCCCGGCGCCTTTACCGGAGCCATGCAAAAGGGAAAAATCGGACTTATTGAAGCTGCCAATGGTGGTACGTTGTTTCTGGACGAGATCGGCGATATGCCGCTTGTCCTGCAAAGCCGCCTGCTGCGGGTTCTCTCAGAAAACGAAATTCAGCCGGTCGGTGCATTGAAGCCGAAGCCGGTCAAGTTCCGGCTTTTGTCGGCATCGCATCGCGATCTAGCGGCACTCGCTGCCGAAGGCCGTTTTCGAGAGGATCTGCTTTATCGGCTCAATGCCGCGACGCTGACCTTGCCGCCGCTGCGGCAGAGAGAGGATTTTGGCAACCTGGTCGATCACCTTCTGCGCCGTATCGAAGAAGAAGAGGGAGAGACAATCACGATTGATCGCTCAGCAAAGGCGAAGCTTGCAGCCTATCGCTGGCCCGGAAACCTGCGCGAGTTGGACAATACGTTGCGTGTTGCAGCCGCGATTGCAACAGGTGCAACAATCACCACCGACTGTCTGCCTGATCATTTCCAGACGGATATTTTGCTGGGAAATGACCAACAAACCTTGCGCAGCCAGCTTGATGAATGCGGAAACAATATTTCAGCACTGGCGCGAAAACTCGGTCTCAATCGGTCAACCATCCATCGTCGTCTGAAACAGCGGCATTGA
- a CDS encoding 2,3-butanediol dehydrogenase: protein MRALRFYAAKDLRVEDVPAPADVGPDQVLIENRFCGICGTDLHEYAYGPIFIPTEPHPFTKASGPQILGHEFGGVVKAVGTDVSHVKIGDRVSVQPLIMPRAGDYFADRGLYHLSTSLALAGLSWHSGGMAEQALLNSYNVQPIPDDLSDEEAALIEPTAVAVYACDRGGVTAGDSVLVTGAGPIGILVAMAARAAGASQIFLSDLNETRLQLAREKLGDIRTINPKSENVGDVIRAETEGNVGCDVAIECVGNEHALKNCTDAVRKQGVVVQTGLHPHENPLNWFDVTFKDIDIRGSWAYPTHYWPRVARLIASGQIPAKKIVTRTIALEDAVAEGFDRLLDPAGTQLKILIDLKR from the coding sequence ATGCGTGCGTTGCGCTTTTATGCTGCCAAGGATCTACGTGTTGAAGACGTGCCAGCACCGGCTGATGTTGGCCCGGATCAGGTTTTAATCGAAAACCGCTTCTGCGGTATCTGCGGGACCGATCTGCACGAATATGCTTATGGGCCGATTTTTATTCCGACGGAACCGCATCCCTTTACCAAAGCAAGTGGCCCCCAGATCTTGGGCCATGAGTTTGGCGGTGTGGTCAAAGCCGTGGGAACTGATGTCAGTCACGTCAAAATTGGCGACCGTGTGTCGGTTCAGCCGCTCATCATGCCGAGGGCAGGCGACTATTTTGCTGATCGTGGGCTTTATCACTTGAGTACCAGCCTCGCACTGGCGGGCCTGTCATGGCATTCGGGTGGCATGGCTGAACAGGCTTTGCTCAACAGCTATAACGTCCAACCCATCCCCGATGACCTCAGCGACGAAGAGGCAGCTTTGATCGAGCCGACGGCAGTCGCGGTTTATGCCTGCGACCGCGGTGGCGTTACGGCTGGCGACAGTGTGCTAGTTACGGGAGCTGGCCCGATTGGTATTCTTGTGGCCATGGCGGCACGGGCTGCGGGTGCTTCGCAGATATTCCTGTCCGACCTTAATGAAACGCGCTTACAGCTCGCGCGTGAAAAGCTGGGTGATATTCGCACCATTAATCCGAAGTCGGAAAATGTCGGTGATGTGATCCGTGCGGAAACCGAAGGCAATGTCGGCTGCGATGTGGCCATTGAATGCGTCGGTAATGAACATGCCTTGAAGAATTGCACCGATGCCGTTCGCAAGCAGGGCGTCGTGGTGCAGACGGGGCTGCATCCGCATGAAAATCCGCTCAACTGGTTCGATGTCACGTTCAAGGATATCGATATTCGCGGTTCATGGGCCTATCCCACACATTACTGGCCGCGTGTCGCAAGGCTGATTGCGAGCGGACAGATCCCGGCGAAGAAGATCGTTACCAGGACAATCGCGTTGGAGGACGCTGTTGCTGAAGGTTTCGATCGCCTGCTCGACCCGGCGGGCACTCAGCTCAAAATATTGATCGATCTGAAAAGGTAA